A window of the Streptomyces sp. JB150 genome harbors these coding sequences:
- a CDS encoding DUF6274 family protein, translating into MAASARHATRALLRAHLSAASSYRHVTRHCPVCHQLLRLALQTPGPEDGTGERVEDESPSPA; encoded by the coding sequence ATGGCGGCATCGGCGAGGCACGCGACGCGGGCGCTGCTCCGCGCACATCTGTCGGCCGCGTCCTCGTACCGCCATGTGACCCGGCACTGTCCGGTCTGCCACCAGCTGCTCCGCCTGGCCCTGCAGACGCCCGGCCCCGAGGACGGCACCGGCGAGCGGGTCGAGGACGAGAGCCCCTCCCCCGCGTGA
- the bldC gene encoding developmental transcriptional regulator BldC has product MTARTPDAEPLLTPAEVATMFRVDPKTVTRWAKAGKLTSIRTLGGHRRYREAEVRALLAGIPQQRSEA; this is encoded by the coding sequence ATGACCGCTCGCACCCCTGATGCCGAGCCGCTGCTGACCCCGGCTGAGGTCGCCACCATGTTCCGCGTCGACCCCAAGACGGTCACGCGGTGGGCGAAGGCCGGCAAGCTCACGTCGATCCGCACGCTCGGCGGGCACCGCCGCTACCGCGAGGCCGAGGTCCGCGCTCTGCTCGCGGGCATCCCGCAGCAGCGCAGCGAGGCCTGA
- a CDS encoding Glu/Leu/Phe/Val dehydrogenase, with the protein MTDVTNGVLHTLFQSDQGGHEQVVLCQDRASGLKAVIAIHSTALGPALGGTRFYPYATEEEAVADALNLARGMSYKNAMAGLDHGGGKAVIIGDPEKIKTEALLLAYGRFVASLGGRYVTACDVGTYVADMDVVARECRWTTGRSPENGGAGDSSVLTAFGVYQGMRASAQHLWGDPTLRGRKVGIAGVGKVGHHLVEHLLDEGAEVVVTDVREDAVRRILDRHPGRVTAVADTEALIRLDGLDVYAPCALGGALNDDTVPVLTAKVVCGAANNQLAHPGVEKDLADRGILYAPDYVVNAGGVIQVADELHGFDFERCKTKAAKIYDTTLAIFARAKTDGIPPAAAADRIAEQRMAEAAAARGW; encoded by the coding sequence GTGACCGACGTAACCAACGGCGTCCTGCACACCCTGTTCCAGTCGGACCAGGGGGGTCATGAGCAAGTCGTGCTCTGCCAGGACCGCGCCAGCGGCCTCAAGGCCGTCATCGCCATCCACTCCACCGCGCTGGGCCCCGCCCTCGGCGGTACCCGCTTCTACCCGTACGCGACCGAGGAAGAGGCCGTCGCCGACGCGCTGAACCTCGCGCGCGGGATGTCGTACAAGAACGCCATGGCCGGGCTGGACCACGGCGGCGGCAAGGCCGTGATCATCGGTGACCCCGAGAAGATCAAGACCGAGGCGCTGCTGCTCGCCTACGGCCGGTTCGTCGCCTCCCTCGGTGGCCGTTACGTCACCGCCTGCGACGTCGGCACCTACGTCGCCGACATGGACGTCGTGGCGCGCGAGTGCCGCTGGACCACCGGCCGCTCCCCGGAGAACGGCGGCGCGGGCGACTCCTCCGTGCTCACCGCCTTCGGTGTCTACCAGGGCATGCGGGCCAGCGCCCAGCACCTGTGGGGCGACCCGACGCTGCGCGGCCGCAAGGTCGGCATCGCGGGTGTCGGCAAGGTGGGCCACCACCTGGTCGAGCACCTGCTCGACGAGGGCGCCGAGGTCGTCGTCACCGATGTCCGCGAGGACGCCGTCCGGCGGATCCTCGACCGGCACCCCGGCCGCGTGACGGCGGTCGCCGACACCGAGGCGCTGATCCGCCTGGACGGGCTGGACGTCTACGCGCCCTGCGCGCTCGGCGGCGCGCTGAACGACGACACCGTGCCGGTGCTGACCGCCAAGGTGGTGTGCGGCGCGGCCAACAACCAGCTGGCCCACCCGGGCGTCGAGAAGGACCTCGCCGACCGCGGGATCCTCTACGCACCGGACTACGTGGTGAACGCCGGCGGGGTCATCCAGGTCGCCGACGAGCTGCACGGCTTCGACTTCGAGCGGTGCAAGACGAAGGCGGCGAAAATCTACGACACCACGCTCGCCATATTCGCACGTGCGAAGACGGACGGGATTCCGCCGGCCGCGGCGGCCGACCGGATCGCCGAGCAGCGGATGGCCGAGGCCGCCGCGGCACGCGGATGGTGA
- a CDS encoding DUF3073 domain-containing protein has translation MGRGRAKAKQTKVARQLKYNSGGTDLARLAEELGASTSNQSPNGDRFEDDEHDDDLYAKYADLYEDDEDEDDDSSRHRRGA, from the coding sequence ATGGGGCGCGGCCGGGCCAAGGCCAAGCAGACGAAGGTCGCCCGCCAGCTGAAGTACAACAGCGGTGGGACTGACCTCGCACGCCTGGCCGAGGAGCTGGGCGCATCGACGTCGAACCAGTCGCCGAACGGCGACCGCTTCGAGGACGATGAGCACGACGACGACCTGTACGCAAAGTACGCCGACCTCTACGAGGACGACGAGGACGAGGACGACGACTCCTCGCGCCACCGTCGCGGCGCTTGA
- the purM gene encoding phosphoribosylformylglycinamidine cyclo-ligase, whose protein sequence is MSETTGASYAAAGVDIEAGDRAVELMKEWVKKTQRPEVLGGLGGFAGLFDASALKRYERPLLASATDGVGTKVDIARRMGVYDTIGHDLVAMVMDDIVVCGAEPLFMTDYICVGKVHPERVAAIVKGIAEGCVLAGCALVGGETAEHPGLLGEDDFDVAGAGTGVVEADRLLGADRIRTGDAVIAMAASGLHSNGYSLVRHVLLNEAGLSLDARIDELGRTLGEELLEPTKIYSLDCLALTRTTEVHAFSHITGGGLAANLARVIPDGLHAVVDRSTWTPAPVFDLVGRTGQVERLELEKTLNMGVGMIAIVPEESTDVALATLADRGVDAWVAGEITDRGDHETGAALVGDYAS, encoded by the coding sequence ATGTCTGAGACAACTGGTGCCAGCTACGCAGCCGCGGGCGTCGACATCGAAGCGGGCGACCGCGCGGTCGAGCTGATGAAGGAGTGGGTGAAGAAGACCCAGCGCCCCGAGGTCCTCGGCGGCCTCGGCGGTTTCGCCGGCCTCTTCGACGCCTCCGCCCTCAAGCGCTACGAGCGCCCGCTGCTCGCCTCCGCCACCGACGGCGTGGGCACGAAGGTCGACATCGCCCGCCGGATGGGCGTGTACGACACAATTGGCCACGACCTGGTCGCGATGGTCATGGACGACATCGTCGTCTGCGGCGCCGAGCCGCTGTTCATGACCGACTACATCTGCGTCGGCAAGGTCCACCCCGAGCGGGTCGCCGCCATCGTGAAGGGCATCGCGGAGGGCTGTGTGCTGGCCGGCTGCGCCCTGGTGGGCGGTGAGACGGCCGAGCACCCCGGTCTGCTGGGCGAGGACGACTTCGACGTCGCGGGCGCCGGTACGGGCGTCGTGGAGGCCGACCGGCTGCTCGGCGCGGATCGTATCCGTACGGGTGACGCGGTGATCGCCATGGCGGCCTCCGGTCTTCACTCGAACGGGTACTCCCTGGTCCGCCACGTGCTGCTGAACGAGGCGGGGCTGTCCCTGGACGCGCGGATCGACGAGCTGGGCCGCACCCTCGGCGAGGAGCTGCTGGAGCCCACGAAGATCTACTCGCTGGACTGCCTGGCCCTCACCCGCACCACCGAGGTGCACGCCTTCAGCCACATCACGGGCGGCGGCCTGGCCGCCAACCTGGCACGGGTCATCCCGGACGGGCTGCACGCGGTCGTCGACCGCTCCACCTGGACCCCGGCCCCCGTCTTCGACCTGGTCGGCAGGACCGGTCAGGTCGAGCGGCTGGAGCTGGAGAAGACCCTCAACATGGGCGTGGGCATGATCGCCATCGTCCCCGAGGAGTCCACCGACGTGGCCCTGGCGACGCTGGCCGACCGCGGGGTCGACGCCTGGGTCGCCGGCGAGATCACCGACCGCGGCGACCACGAGACGGGCGCCGCCCTGGTGGGCGACTACGCGAGCTGA
- the purF gene encoding amidophosphoribosyltransferase: MPRGDGRLNHDLLPGEKGPQDACGVFGVWAPGEEVAKLTYFGLYALQHRGQESAGIAVSNGSQILVFKDMGLVSQVFDETSLGSLQGHIAVGHARYSTTGASVWENAQPTFRATAHGSIALGHNGNLVNTAQLAEMVAELPNDNNTRSTRVAATNDTDLLTALLAAQVDEDGKPLTIEEAAHTVLPKVRGAFSLVFMDEHTLYAARDPQGIRPLVLGRLERGWVVASESAALDICGASFVREIEPGEFVAIDENGLRTSRFAQAKPKGCVFEYVYLARPDTDIAGRNVYLSRVEMGRRLAKEAPVEADLVIATPESGTPAAIGYAEASGIPFGAGLVKNAYVGRTFIQPSQTIRQLGIRLKLNPLKEVIKGKRLVVVDDSIVRGNTQRALVRMLREAGAAEVHIRISSPPVKWPCFFGIDFATRAELIANGMTIEEIGTSLGADSLAYISLDGMIEATTIAKPNLCRACFDGEYPMELPDPELLGKQLLETELAAGPAATAAADAIRRP; encoded by the coding sequence GTGCCACGTGGTGACGGACGACTCAACCACGACCTGCTCCCCGGCGAGAAAGGCCCCCAGGACGCGTGTGGCGTCTTCGGTGTCTGGGCTCCGGGTGAAGAGGTCGCCAAGCTCACGTACTTCGGGCTCTACGCCCTCCAGCATCGGGGTCAGGAATCCGCGGGAATCGCGGTCAGCAACGGCTCCCAGATCCTCGTCTTCAAGGACATGGGCCTGGTCTCCCAGGTCTTCGACGAGACCTCGCTCGGTTCGCTCCAGGGTCACATCGCGGTCGGACACGCCCGCTACTCGACCACCGGCGCCTCCGTGTGGGAGAACGCCCAGCCGACGTTCCGCGCCACCGCGCACGGTTCCATCGCGCTCGGCCACAACGGCAACCTGGTCAACACGGCGCAGCTCGCCGAGATGGTCGCCGAGCTGCCGAACGACAACAACACCCGGTCGACGCGGGTGGCGGCCACCAACGACACCGACCTGCTGACGGCCCTGCTGGCCGCCCAGGTCGACGAGGACGGCAAGCCGCTGACCATCGAGGAAGCCGCCCACACGGTCCTGCCGAAGGTCCGTGGCGCTTTCTCCCTCGTCTTCATGGACGAGCACACGCTGTACGCCGCCCGCGACCCGCAGGGCATCCGCCCGCTGGTCCTCGGCCGCCTGGAGCGCGGCTGGGTGGTCGCCTCCGAGTCCGCCGCGCTCGACATCTGCGGCGCGAGCTTCGTCCGCGAGATCGAGCCGGGCGAGTTCGTCGCCATCGACGAGAACGGCCTGCGCACCTCCCGATTCGCACAAGCGAAGCCCAAGGGCTGCGTCTTCGAGTACGTGTACCTGGCCCGCCCGGACACCGACATCGCCGGCCGGAACGTGTACCTCTCCCGCGTGGAGATGGGCCGCCGCCTGGCGAAGGAGGCCCCGGTCGAGGCCGACCTGGTCATAGCGACCCCGGAGTCCGGCACCCCGGCCGCGATCGGCTACGCGGAGGCCTCCGGCATCCCGTTCGGCGCCGGCCTGGTCAAGAACGCGTACGTCGGACGCACGTTCATCCAGCCCTCGCAGACCATCCGCCAGCTGGGCATCCGCCTGAAGCTGAACCCGCTGAAGGAAGTCATCAAGGGCAAGCGCCTGGTCGTCGTCGACGACTCGATCGTGCGCGGCAACACCCAGCGCGCCCTGGTCCGCATGCTCCGCGAGGCGGGCGCCGCCGAGGTCCACATCCGGATCTCCTCGCCGCCCGTGAAGTGGCCCTGCTTCTTCGGCATCGACTTCGCCACCCGTGCCGAGCTGATCGCCAACGGCATGACCATCGAGGAGATCGGCACCAGCCTGGGCGCCGACTCCCTCGCCTACATCTCGCTCGACGGCATGATCGAGGCGACCACGATCGCCAAGCCGAACCTGTGCCGCGCCTGCTTCGACGGCGAGTACCCGATGGAACTCCCCGACCCCGAGCTGCTGGGCAAGCAGCTGCTGGAGACCGAGCTCGCCGCCGGTCCCGCCGCCACGGCCGCCGCCGACGCCATCCGTCGCCCGTAG
- a CDS encoding META domain-containing protein yields the protein MYRQTHRITLTAAVLALLPLAAACGSEQPGSRPAGAGVGSLTGVHWAVDGVTVDGTRHDAPAGAYVTIDDSGRARGNFGCNHFSARASFDGDRVRLADASVTEMGCEDKPMKFEQTLARTLADGPLKADMDKNRLTLTTDGGDTVRLSKEQDAPLLGTRWNVTALGADGVARSLPQDAEAHLTFAEDGASGKVTGRLGCNKVSATATVRDGNITLGRPSTTRMMCEASLMDTEKRLLRLFGGTVEYRIDHRTLTLTSENGESVTAVAAK from the coding sequence ATGTACAGGCAGACGCACCGCATCACCCTCACCGCAGCCGTCCTCGCCCTGCTGCCCCTCGCGGCGGCCTGCGGCAGCGAGCAGCCCGGCAGCCGGCCCGCAGGAGCCGGCGTCGGCTCCCTCACCGGCGTCCACTGGGCCGTCGACGGCGTCACGGTGGACGGCACGCGGCACGACGCCCCGGCCGGCGCCTACGTCACGATCGACGACAGCGGCAGGGCGCGGGGCAACTTCGGCTGCAACCACTTCAGCGCCCGGGCCTCCTTCGACGGCGACCGCGTCCGGCTCGCCGACGCCTCGGTGACCGAGATGGGCTGCGAGGACAAGCCGATGAAGTTCGAGCAGACCCTGGCCCGCACCCTTGCCGACGGCCCGCTGAAGGCGGACATGGACAAGAACCGGCTGACCCTGACCACGGACGGAGGCGACACCGTGCGGCTCAGCAAGGAGCAGGACGCGCCCCTGCTCGGCACCCGCTGGAACGTCACGGCACTCGGCGCCGACGGCGTCGCCCGGTCGCTCCCGCAGGACGCCGAGGCGCACCTGACGTTCGCGGAGGACGGCGCGAGCGGCAAGGTCACCGGCCGCCTCGGCTGCAACAAGGTGAGCGCCACCGCGACCGTACGCGACGGCAATATCACCCTGGGCAGGCCGTCCACCACCCGAATGATGTGCGAAGCCTCACTCATGGACACGGAGAAGCGGCTGCTGCGGCTCTTCGGCGGCACGGTCGAGTACCGGATCGATCACCGCACCCTCACGCTGACCAGCGAAAACGGCGAGAGCGTGACCGCCGTCGCGGCCAAGTGA
- a CDS encoding maleylpyruvate isomerase family mycothiol-dependent enzyme: MPPAKKRTRTYDPVKIRAAVTAQFGQVRRAVSGLTPEQLALPTRLGEWTVRDLAAHLTMAVAAVGRALERPEPPKADLTLLDYPSVTAPFAAAIADGARQLAAAEPDLDALYARTEEELTERLAAAPEGRVLDLRSGAMSLTDFLVTRTIELVVHTDDLNAAVPGLDIPYDRQALAACTRLLADALAAKAPGASTEVRIPPYAVVQCVEGPRHTRGTPPNVVETDPLTWIRLATGRVTWTEALADAKVSASGERADLGGLLPVLA, from the coding sequence ATGCCCCCGGCCAAGAAGCGCACCCGCACCTACGACCCCGTCAAGATCCGTGCCGCGGTGACCGCCCAGTTCGGGCAGGTACGCCGGGCCGTGAGCGGGCTGACGCCCGAGCAGCTGGCCCTGCCCACCCGGCTGGGCGAGTGGACCGTGCGGGACCTGGCCGCCCACCTCACGATGGCCGTCGCCGCGGTCGGCCGCGCCCTGGAGCGCCCGGAACCGCCGAAGGCGGACCTCACGCTGCTGGACTACCCGTCCGTGACCGCCCCGTTCGCCGCGGCCATCGCCGACGGCGCCCGGCAGCTGGCCGCGGCCGAGCCCGACCTCGACGCGCTGTACGCGCGCACCGAGGAGGAGCTGACCGAGCGCCTCGCCGCCGCCCCGGAGGGCCGCGTCCTGGACCTGCGGTCCGGCGCCATGTCGCTCACCGACTTCCTGGTCACCCGCACCATCGAACTCGTCGTCCACACCGACGACCTGAACGCCGCCGTCCCCGGCCTGGACATCCCGTACGACCGTCAGGCCCTCGCCGCCTGCACGCGGCTGCTGGCCGACGCGCTGGCCGCGAAGGCGCCCGGCGCGTCCACGGAGGTGCGGATCCCGCCGTACGCGGTCGTGCAGTGCGTCGAGGGGCCGCGGCACACCCGCGGCACCCCGCCCAACGTGGTGGAGACCGACCCGCTGACCTGGATCCGGCTCGCGACCGGACGGGTCACCTGGACCGAGGCGCTGGCGGACGCCAAGGTCAGCGCGAGCGGCGAGCGCGCCGACCTCGGCGGGCTGCTGCCGGTCCTCGCGTAG
- the purL gene encoding phosphoribosylformylglycinamidine synthase subunit PurL encodes MSRTPLDTVEHATATPDVELPWAELGLKKDEYERIVEILGRRPTGAELAMYSVMWSEHCSYKSSKVHLRQFGEKAPENDALLVGIGENAGVVDVGQGYAVTFKVESHNHPSYVEPYQGAATGVGGIVRDIIAMGARPVAVVDPLRFGAADHPDTKRVLPGVVAGIGGYGNCLGLPNIGGEVVFDAVYQGNPLVNAGCIGVMRHEDIHLAKASGAGNKVILYGARTGGDGIGGASILASETFDDAKPSKRPAVQVGDPFQEKLLIECTLEAFKEKLVVGIQDLGAAGLSCATSELASNGSGGMRVTLDDVPLRDSTLSPEEILMSESQERMCAVVEPDKVDRFLEICDKWDVIATVIGEVTDGDRLEIFWHGEKIVDVDPRTVAHEGPTYERPYARPAWQDELQADDANKLPRPQTPDELKDQVLKLVASPNQASKKWITSQYDHFVQGNTVLAQPEDSGMIRIDEETGLGVAIATDGNGRYAKLDPYAGAQLALAEAYRNVATTGAKPLAVSDCLNFGSPEDPAVMWQFAEAVRGLADACQQLGTPVTGGNVSLYNQTGEAAIHPTPVVAVLGVIDDVARRTPVAFREEGQLLYLLGDTREEFGGSAWSQVIHDHLGGLPPKVDLERERLLAEILISASRDGMIDAAHDLSDGGLIQAVVESALLGGKGARLIVPDGLDAFTFLFSESAGRAIVAVPRSEEVRFTDMCGARGLPATRVGVVDGDTVEVQGEFTLTLDELRTAHESTIPALFA; translated from the coding sequence ATGAGCCGGACGCCTCTGGACACGGTCGAGCACGCGACCGCGACCCCCGACGTCGAGCTGCCCTGGGCCGAACTCGGCCTGAAGAAGGACGAGTACGAGCGGATCGTCGAGATCCTCGGCCGCCGCCCCACCGGCGCGGAGCTGGCCATGTACTCGGTCATGTGGTCCGAGCACTGCTCGTACAAGTCCTCCAAGGTCCACCTCCGCCAGTTCGGCGAGAAGGCCCCCGAGAACGACGCCCTGCTCGTCGGCATCGGCGAGAACGCCGGCGTGGTCGACGTCGGCCAGGGCTACGCGGTCACCTTCAAGGTCGAGTCGCACAACCACCCGTCGTACGTCGAGCCCTACCAGGGCGCGGCCACGGGTGTCGGCGGCATCGTCCGCGACATCATCGCCATGGGCGCCCGCCCGGTGGCCGTCGTGGACCCGCTGCGCTTCGGCGCGGCCGACCACCCCGACACCAAGCGCGTCCTGCCCGGCGTGGTCGCCGGCATCGGCGGCTACGGCAACTGCCTGGGCCTGCCCAACATCGGCGGCGAGGTCGTCTTCGACGCCGTCTACCAGGGCAACCCGCTGGTCAACGCCGGCTGCATCGGCGTGATGCGGCACGAGGACATCCACCTCGCCAAGGCGTCCGGCGCGGGCAACAAGGTCATCCTGTACGGCGCCCGGACCGGCGGCGACGGCATCGGCGGCGCCTCCATCCTGGCCTCCGAGACCTTCGACGACGCCAAGCCGTCCAAGCGCCCCGCGGTGCAGGTCGGCGACCCCTTCCAGGAGAAGCTCCTCATCGAGTGCACCCTGGAGGCCTTCAAGGAGAAGCTGGTCGTCGGCATCCAGGACCTCGGCGCGGCGGGCCTGTCCTGTGCCACGTCCGAGCTGGCGTCGAACGGCTCCGGCGGCATGCGCGTCACCCTGGACGACGTCCCGCTGCGCGACTCCACGCTCTCGCCCGAGGAGATCCTCATGAGCGAGTCGCAGGAGCGCATGTGCGCGGTCGTCGAGCCGGACAAGGTCGACCGCTTCCTGGAGATCTGCGACAAGTGGGACGTCATCGCCACCGTCATCGGTGAGGTGACCGACGGCGACCGCCTGGAGATTTTCTGGCACGGCGAGAAGATCGTCGACGTCGACCCGCGCACGGTCGCCCACGAGGGCCCCACCTACGAGCGCCCCTACGCCCGCCCGGCCTGGCAGGACGAACTCCAGGCGGACGACGCGAACAAGCTGCCGCGCCCGCAGACCCCGGACGAGCTGAAGGACCAGGTCCTCAAGCTGGTCGCGTCGCCCAACCAGGCCTCCAAGAAGTGGATCACGTCCCAGTACGACCACTTCGTGCAGGGCAACACCGTCCTCGCCCAGCCCGAGGACTCCGGCATGATCCGCATCGACGAGGAGACCGGCCTCGGCGTCGCCATCGCGACCGACGGCAACGGCCGGTACGCCAAGCTCGACCCGTACGCGGGCGCGCAGCTGGCCCTCGCCGAGGCCTACCGCAACGTGGCCACGACCGGCGCCAAGCCGCTCGCGGTCTCGGACTGCCTGAACTTCGGCTCCCCCGAGGACCCCGCGGTCATGTGGCAGTTCGCGGAGGCCGTGCGCGGTCTGGCGGACGCCTGCCAGCAGCTCGGCACGCCGGTGACCGGCGGCAACGTCTCGCTGTACAACCAGACCGGCGAGGCCGCCATCCACCCGACGCCGGTCGTGGCGGTCCTCGGCGTGATCGACGACGTCGCCCGCCGCACCCCGGTCGCCTTCCGGGAGGAGGGCCAGCTCCTCTACCTGCTCGGCGACACCCGCGAGGAGTTCGGCGGCTCGGCCTGGTCCCAGGTGATCCACGACCACCTCGGCGGCCTGCCCCCGAAGGTCGACCTGGAGCGCGAGCGCCTGCTGGCCGAGATCCTGATCTCCGCCTCCCGCGACGGCATGATCGACGCCGCGCACGACCTGTCCGACGGCGGTCTCATCCAGGCGGTCGTGGAGTCGGCGCTGCTCGGCGGCAAGGGCGCCCGTCTGATCGTCCCCGACGGTCTGGACGCCTTCACCTTCCTCTTCTCCGAGTCCGCGGGCCGCGCGATCGTCGCCGTCCCGCGCTCCGAGGAGGTCCGCTTCACCGACATGTGCGGCGCCCGCGGCCTCCCGGCCACGCGCGTCGGCGTCGTGGACGGCGACACGGTCGAGGTCCAGGGCGAGTTCACCCTCACCCTGGACGAGCTGCGCACCGCCCACGAGAGCACCATCCCGGCGCTGTTCGCGTAA
- the purQ gene encoding phosphoribosylformylglycinamidine synthase subunit PurQ — protein sequence MTARIGVVTFPGSLDDRDTQRAIRLAGAEPVALWHKDKDLKQVDAVVLCGGFSYGDYLRAGAIARFSPVMDTVIDQAKAGLPLLGICNGFQILTEAHLLPGAMLGNDHLHFICRDQKLRVENADTAWTADYTAGQEIHIPLKNMDGRYVADEYTLDKLEAEGRVAFRYLDFNPNGSLRDIAGITNEAGNVVGLMPHPEHAVEPLIGTGRTDGLPFFTSILKKLVNA from the coding sequence GTGACCGCTCGTATTGGCGTCGTCACTTTCCCGGGCTCTCTCGACGACCGGGACACGCAGCGCGCGATCCGCCTCGCGGGCGCAGAACCCGTCGCTCTGTGGCACAAGGACAAGGACCTGAAGCAGGTCGACGCCGTCGTGCTGTGCGGCGGTTTCTCCTACGGCGACTATCTGCGCGCCGGTGCCATCGCCCGCTTCTCGCCGGTGATGGACACGGTCATCGACCAGGCGAAGGCCGGTCTGCCGCTCCTCGGCATCTGCAACGGCTTCCAGATCCTCACCGAGGCCCACCTGCTGCCCGGCGCGATGCTCGGCAACGACCACCTGCACTTCATCTGCCGCGACCAGAAGCTGCGGGTGGAGAACGCGGACACCGCCTGGACCGCCGACTACACCGCCGGCCAGGAGATCCACATCCCGCTGAAGAACATGGACGGGCGGTACGTCGCCGACGAGTACACGCTCGACAAGCTGGAGGCCGAGGGCCGGGTCGCGTTCCGCTACCTGGACTTCAACCCCAACGGCTCGCTGCGCGACATCGCCGGCATCACCAACGAGGCGGGCAACGTCGTCGGTCTGATGCCGCACCCGGAGCACGCCGTGGAGCCGCTGATCGGCACCGGCCGCACCGACGGCCTCCCGTTCTTCACCTCGATCCTCAAGAAGCTGGTCAACGCATGA
- the purS gene encoding phosphoribosylformylglycinamidine synthase subunit PurS produces MARVVVDVMLKPEILDPQGQAVQRALPRLGFDGISDVRQGKRFELEVDGPVDEAALARIHDLAESFLANTVIEDFTVRVEEVAEAVK; encoded by the coding sequence GTGGCACGCGTCGTAGTCGACGTCATGCTCAAGCCGGAGATCCTCGACCCCCAGGGCCAGGCGGTGCAGCGCGCACTGCCGCGGCTGGGTTTCGACGGGATCTCGGACGTCCGCCAGGGAAAGCGTTTCGAACTGGAAGTTGACGGGCCGGTCGACGAGGCCGCGCTCGCCCGCATCCACGATCTTGCGGAATCCTTCCTCGCCAACACCGTGATCGAGGACTTCACCGTCCGCGTCGAGGAAGTCGCGGAGGCCGTGAAGTGA
- a CDS encoding Lsr2 family protein: MAQKVVVTLFDDIDGSEAAETIAFGLDGKSYEIDLNEANARKLRKALAPYVEAGRKRSKSGRAYRQTEVAPDPAAVRAWAQANKMEVPARGRIPKKVYEAFAAAQ, translated from the coding sequence GTGGCGCAAAAGGTCGTGGTCACCCTCTTCGACGACATCGACGGCTCGGAAGCGGCGGAAACGATCGCGTTCGGACTCGACGGCAAGTCGTACGAGATCGACCTGAATGAAGCCAATGCCAGGAAACTGCGCAAGGCGCTCGCGCCCTACGTGGAGGCCGGCCGCAAGCGGTCGAAGTCGGGCAGGGCCTACAGGCAGACCGAGGTCGCCCCCGACCCGGCGGCCGTGCGCGCCTGGGCGCAGGCCAACAAGATGGAGGTCCCCGCCCGCGGCCGCATCCCGAAGAAGGTCTACGAGGCGTTCGCCGCCGCCCAGTGA